The DNA sequence CCTCAAGAAAGCCAACAAAAGCAGACAACCAAAAACGATCTTCATTGTCCATAAGAGGTGATTCAAACGCACATACTTTGCCCTTCTTCCCTTAACCCTGGGGTAGCTAAAATCACAGCCTATTCTAATGACTATTTATCATTTCTCAGTGTTTTCAGTTAAGCATGATCATAACACTAGAAAAATAACTGGCCAGAGACCACTTTAATCTACTATAAAGAAAAGCAGAGGCAAATACAATTCAGACTGCAGATTAATAAAGACATAAATGGATAGGAGAGAGGGTAATGTATGGTGAAAGTGCGTTCAACATATTTACTCTGGGAACTCTAGGCTGCTGAGCtggatttaatatttaaatgaatgaatggtgGAGGTCTCAGGGAGATGGGTAGTGGTTGGAGGGGGGGGATGGTAGTGGGATCAGATTTCCCTTTGGCTGCTCCCATACACACTCTCATCACTGTAGGCAATGTAGAGGAAAAAGTCCTCTTCGTGATGCTCCTGGAAGAGACAGaacgaaaaaaaacaagacgtcAGAAGGACATTAAAGATTAAAGAGGCTCACTTTGAATATAAGAAGGCAAAAACGTAACGCAATACATTGACAAATACGCAGTCAGAGCACAGATTAGTGAGGTAGAAAATGAGTAAGACGCTTGCCTGGTACAACTGTCCCATGGTAGCTGAGGTGGGTGGAATGACGTTGTttacaaagaagaagagagcgTCCTCAGCCCGCAAGTGGATTCTTTTCCGGATGAGGAAATAAAACTGGcccactgatttaaaaaaaaagtagacaatATTTGTTGTTAATGTAACCTTCTACACTTCCCCATCGTTGTCTGGAAACTTAAAAGGCGCGTTATAAAATATTTACCTGTCAGGTCGGAGGGGACAAGATACTTCTTCTTGTCCAGGTCTCCTATTCTGGCTTTGGGAGCTTTCTCCACAATAACCtgaaaagataaagaagaagaattacaCAACATAAcctaaaaaaggaaacacattgTTCGCAACACAAAGGCATTCTGTGTTCAGCGTTAAGTAGTGAAACAAGAGTGTGTCGCCTTATTAAGAATAGGGATGTGAGAATGCACTCATTGATCAGTCAAGTGAGAAGGGTCATTTATTTAACCTAGGTATGttgaattattaaataaatccaaGCATGCATAGTATATGCCCATGTATTTATTATACACAAAGAATTTAGACCTATCTAAAATAAAACTACTTTAATGCGTCTTATCTTTGGTCTAAAAATAGGACTTCAAAAATCCTACCTGCCAACACACCCTGAAGTAGCATTTCGTTTTAGAGAATAAATCATGAATTTTTTTTACTAGTCATTGTATTTTTAGGGCCAAGTGATTGGATGTAAGCTCCTACACTTGGAATATTTTCtagttttctttgtctttaaccAAAAAGTGAAAAGGCAAACTAAGACACTTAAGTTTGTCCTCATGGATTGGAagaaaaatagtttgtttttttaatataaatatttacatttaaggaTCATAATAATTAAACTGTTtagttaaaaatacatttagagtTAAACACAACATATGACTAAGATAAATTGTTAATAATCCAttgtaaagaaaatacaaaagacaaaacGACGTAAACAAGTCCTGGTTGTTGACACATACTATTTTAAGGATCACTGCTGATGGCGTTACAACATACATTATGTCTTCTATCACAGTGTTGTTAACCAACCAGATGTTATATTCCTATCCGTATGATTTGGCAATAACACCGAACAATTGCctaaaataaacagaagaagaattaaCTAGGTAGCTATAACTAGGTGGCCTCTTCAGTGCGGCCGAAATCCTTCTCGGTTCACCTCTAGCTAGCTCTGAAGCTAACTGGTGTCCTGTTTACTAACGTGGCAGTCAACCCGAGAGGACCTAAATGATACTTATATGTAACTGCAACTCAACAATATAACCGCAGATACATTTCCATAAGCGAATTCTTAAAATCAATACATCGAGCTAAATCCGAACTGAATCTTCGTACCCGTCAAATGGATAACAACACGGATCGTGCTGCGAAGCTAGAAAACCCTTTAGCTACTTACAGGCACCCTGTCCGGATACTTCTTCCTTATTTTCTCGCCTTCGGACCGCCTTTTCTCAAAGGGATGCTCCTCTTTGTACTGAAACTTCATCTTAAAGAGAGATGACAGACAACACGTCGGTCACTCCGGGGGTCGTAAGAAAGCGGTTTGTTCAGGGAAGGGCTGGAATCGCTGACACACACGACAAAAACAAACGATGCTAACTAGCGCTTAGCTCACCACAGCTGTTTTCCTAGTGCGACTGCGGCGGAGGGATACAATAACAATATGACGTAGCGGGGGGTGTAGTTCGATAGGCAGTCTTCACGTTATCCTTGACTACAGTTACCAAAGTCGTTAAGATACAATCAGCCTTAATTTAAGTTAAATGTCCTACTGTGAATAGATAATTTAAGAAAAGGTTGAGACGACATGATGCAATTTTCTTTGGAACTATATTATTTTGATCATCCGCTGCGCATAACGACGTAGGGCAGGGCAGTGACGAGGCAGCTGTCCTTGTCATATGACCGAGGCCCAGCAGCTAGCAGCAAGAGAGAGGAAGCCCGGAAACATGTCGGGAATAAACTGATCATTTGTCTTTAAAGATCAAGGCTTCTGTTAATCTAGGCACAAAGGCATTCAGCTGGTCcgaagaaaaatgtgaaaaattctaaatattatATAGCTTAGCTGTTTACTTCTTAACAGAGCACTCTGCTTCAGTGGGTTAATTGGCTAGAAGTTTATCAATTTCCACTGTTGCCACAAGATCAAAGAATTGAATACAAGGGACCAGATAACCCGTTCTATGGGAGAACCAAGGGGGAAGACCCACCCTTGATGTGTCATTGGCTAAGAAACCCTCCTAGCTTCAACATTTTGTATAAAAGCTGGCATCCTTTTAAGTATAAGTCCCCTCATTGTATGCTTGTAAAGGGTAAAGGCCCCTTTAGTTCTTGGGTGGTTGGCTTCTTTTACTGGTAATCCAGCACGGCCTTTTTGGCTTTCTGATCCATTAACCACATTATTATTACTCCCTATCCTAAGATAGCTTCACATCTAAACTACTGAATGAATACCCTTTCCTAGAAATAAAAGGGTCTCTATTTTATTTGATAatacatacattttgttttgtttcctttgaaATAACTAACAGTTTAGGGATTTATGTTGAACTTCATCTCCTTGACTGAATCTAGTGATTGTATCTCAAAATCACCTTTttattcagagagaaaaaaaatgttacaataacaaaaagtgaaagtgtGCATCTACTAACATATCGTACAATACATTCATGATGTTGATTAGGCCAGAGTCACAGTTTGTCATGTATGTGCACACCCTCGTGAAACACTTATTGAAGTTACTAACCTGTCTATTGCGCAACAGACCCACAGCACTGACTCACTCAGCTTACTTTGCTCATGTGATATCTGCTCCTAAATTCCCCTTCAGACTTCAAAGTCTTAAGGTGGTTTATGCCTAAGACCATATGTAGAGATACTGCATACATACATATTGTCTCTTATTCAGGCCTCAAACCAAACTGTACTCTTGTTCCTCTTTCGTTAACAGTAGATTTCAACAGAAGTTTGCGTTTGTAGAGATTGTAGTTATTCTGCTCTAGAAAAGAGTCAATAAAATGTGCTGAGTCATCTGAGGACTGAATTGTGTTCCAGTTCTTTTGTCCAAGCTCTACTTTAAAAGAAGAGTCATATCACCATTGTGGGAATAAATGATTCCTCTTCTTTGTCGTGGGTGACATCATCTCAAATAAAGTCTGCCTCTCCCACCACAAACTAGAATGTGATCATTAAAATCACACAATTTCACAGGGACGGCTCAGCAGCTTCAACTCAGTCCTGCCTCGTCAGAGACTGGTCAGACAGGGCCACATGTACAGTAACTTCTTGGAGTCTTTTATTGCTTCACCTAAGACACTTGGGATACAAGGACTTGTTTGCAAATGGTTGGAAGCTGTAAGatgaatttaataaaaaaaacatttagtatCAAGCTTTCCGTTTCACTTTCAAATAATCTTTAGAAGGAGGCAGATATGTTGTGAATTAAGTTATTAAATACCAGTATACTATAAGCCTGCAGCAGTACTGTGGCTAACTCCTGAAGGGGGAATACAGGgatatttaaatacagaaaaagctTCTACATGTAACAATGTGCACTAAGAAGATTTGCAATCACAATTTTTTATGTTCTGAAACTTAACTTAATGCTTTGACACATATGTATAGATCTATAGCTATGTAGATAATATGTtgcatttaaataatgttgtgTGTTAGAGCCGACAGCTTGCCTATTtctcctctccgtctccctctcaAAGCAAAACTCTAAAAGCGCCAGCATTACAAAATACACAACTACTGTATGTTTTCTTAAGGAgcattttcatttcagaaacggatagtttattttaatgtctattttcatgtaaatgttgaCTTTGTGCAGATGCATTTTTATCTTTCAACAGGATACCGAGCGGACCAATGTAGTTTCCTGTCAGCTCACAAGATGGCAGCAGACTGttagggaaa is a window from the Labrus mixtus chromosome 23, fLabMix1.1, whole genome shotgun sequence genome containing:
- the gabarapa gene encoding GABA(A) receptor-associated protein a, which gives rise to MKFQYKEEHPFEKRRSEGEKIRKKYPDRVPVIVEKAPKARIGDLDKKKYLVPSDLTVGQFYFLIRKRIHLRAEDALFFFVNNVIPPTSATMGQLYQEHHEEDFFLYIAYSDESVYGSSQREI